A stretch of Actinomycetes bacterium DNA encodes these proteins:
- a CDS encoding RNA polymerase sigma factor, protein MVEPFAAAPATPRVHRQWPDEQARVATLVDGARDGDSDAFDELVELTHRDTYTLALRLTGDPHDAADVTQEAYLRAYRSIGSFRSDAKFSTWMYRITANCASTHMGRARRHLHSSLEVDEPLVDLTGNHDPQLQADAGDVRDRLVAALEELPPKLRAVVVLRDSYEMSHEDIADELGISVTAAKVRLHRARRRVRAAVFPDPGHRSDDG, encoded by the coding sequence ATGGTCGAGCCGTTCGCCGCTGCTCCGGCGACCCCCAGAGTCCACCGGCAGTGGCCGGATGAGCAGGCGCGGGTCGCCACGCTCGTTGATGGAGCGCGCGACGGGGACAGCGACGCATTCGACGAGCTGGTCGAGCTCACCCACCGCGACACGTACACGCTTGCCCTGCGGCTCACGGGGGACCCCCACGACGCTGCCGATGTCACCCAGGAGGCCTACCTGCGGGCATACAGGTCGATCGGGTCCTTCCGTTCCGACGCGAAGTTCTCCACCTGGATGTACCGGATCACCGCCAACTGCGCTTCGACGCACATGGGCCGCGCCCGCCGCCACCTGCACAGCAGCCTCGAGGTCGACGAGCCGCTTGTGGACCTCACGGGCAATCACGACCCGCAACTGCAAGCAGACGCCGGCGATGTGCGCGATCGGCTGGTCGCGGCACTCGAGGAGTTGCCGCCGAAGCTGCGCGCAGTCGTGGTGCTGAGGGACTCCTATGAGATGTCGCATGAGGACATCGCGGACGAGCTCGGCATCTCGGTCACCGCGGCGAAGGTGCGGCTGCACCGTGCGCGCCGCCGCGTACGTGCCGCCGTGTTTCCGGATCCCGGCCATCGGTCCGACGATGGCTGA
- the secE gene encoding preprotein translocase subunit SecE has product MQKAGQLNEDGSQAAPSRERKAAPAQSVKSERTKPTEFVREVRAELRKVTWPTRPEVIRLSTIVLIALIVFAGFVLGLDTLFSEFFRWLLSTGRETSMGVVTGVPG; this is encoded by the coding sequence ATGCAGAAGGCCGGCCAGCTCAACGAGGACGGCTCACAGGCCGCGCCGAGCCGCGAGCGCAAGGCTGCCCCCGCCCAGTCGGTCAAGTCCGAGCGCACCAAGCCCACGGAGTTCGTCCGCGAGGTCCGCGCCGAGCTGCGCAAGGTCACCTGGCCCACCCGGCCCGAAGTGATCAGGTTGTCGACCATCGTGTTGATCGCACTGATCGTGTTCGCCGGGTTCGTGTTGGGCCTCGACACACTGTTCTCCGAGTTCTTCCGCTGGTTGCTCAGCACGGGTCGCGAAACCTCGATGGGTGTCGTGACCGGCGTACCCGGCTGA